A portion of the Halobacillus ihumii genome contains these proteins:
- the fmt gene encoding methionyl-tRNA formyltransferase, which yields MTRIVFMGTPDFAVPVLDQLMQHNYEVVLAVTQPDRPKGRKRTLTPPPVKEAAEKWEIPVFQPEKIKDEYEEVLSYKPDLIVTAAFGQILPEALLTAPEHGCINVHASLLPELRGGAPIHYAIIQGNQETGVTIMYMVKKLDAGDILTQVRVPIEDNDHVGTLHDKLAEAGSRLLMETLPRLLNGEITPQQQEEENVTFAANIKREQERIDWSLDQQSVYNHIRGLHPWPVAFTYWKGKPMKVWWATKVNGEYDQAPGTVLAREEDGFLVQTGDGKAVKLMDVQPAGKKRMDGQAFLNGAGQALTTGEVLGEHDG from the coding sequence ATGACAAGAATAGTTTTTATGGGAACACCTGATTTTGCTGTTCCTGTTCTGGACCAGCTTATGCAGCACAACTATGAAGTTGTATTAGCGGTTACTCAGCCTGACCGTCCGAAAGGCCGCAAGCGTACCCTCACACCTCCGCCTGTTAAAGAAGCGGCTGAGAAGTGGGAAATCCCGGTTTTTCAACCTGAGAAAATAAAAGATGAGTATGAGGAAGTCTTATCATATAAGCCTGATCTAATTGTGACAGCAGCCTTCGGACAAATCCTGCCTGAAGCTTTACTCACGGCTCCTGAGCACGGATGTATTAATGTTCATGCTTCTTTGTTACCTGAACTTAGAGGCGGGGCACCAATCCATTATGCGATTATCCAGGGAAATCAGGAGACAGGGGTTACCATTATGTATATGGTGAAAAAACTTGATGCCGGGGATATCCTGACACAAGTACGTGTACCTATTGAGGATAATGACCACGTAGGGACATTACACGATAAATTAGCAGAGGCAGGGTCCCGCTTGTTGATGGAAACACTGCCGCGGCTTTTAAACGGCGAAATCACACCACAACAACAAGAGGAAGAGAATGTAACGTTTGCTGCGAATATAAAGAGAGAGCAAGAACGGATCGATTGGAGTTTGGATCAACAGTCGGTTTATAACCATATTCGCGGCTTGCACCCATGGCCTGTTGCCTTTACATACTGGAAAGGTAAGCCTATGAAAGTCTGGTGGGCGACCAAGGTAAACGGAGAGTATGATCAAGCTCCTGGAACTGTATTAGCACGTGAAGAAGATGGATTCCTTGTACAGACTGGTGACGGGAAAGCTGTGAAACTTATGGATGTTCAGCCTGCAGGAAAGAAGCGCATGGATGGACAGGCCTTTTTAAACGGTGCCGGCCAGGCACTGACAACCGGAGAAGTATTGGGGGAGCATGATGGCTAA
- the rsmB gene encoding 16S rRNA (cytosine(967)-C(5))-methyltransferase RsmB, translated as MAKYALRESALHLLTRIGEQGGYSHVLLDQEMNKRSLSNKDGALLTEIVYGTLQNKRKIEFQIQPYIAKQKKIKPWVKWLLYMSVYQMLYLERVPDHAVIHEAVEISKKRGHKGVVSFMNGVLRNVQRKGVQDTSAIDNKVERLAVETSHPAWLVSRWVDQYGWDLTTGMCRQNLKRLPMSVRIQPLRISRAEATAELEERGIIVKESALSSQGLLVEEGRIIDDRLLTEGYLTVQDQSSMLVAEMMDLKPGLTVLDACSAPGGKTTHIAEKMKDQGSVMAYDLHDKKAKLVNEKAMLLHLQSIEAKQADSRRLHELHEVEAFDRILLDAPCSGLGVMRGKPDIKYHKTESDIFALRNIQDELLDNVAPLLKFGGKLVYSTCTVDRHENEQAVEYFLQQHPEFELDPTFAEDLPEELRDSVGLTEFGLQLFPQQWDTDGFFLTRMVKK; from the coding sequence ATGGCTAAATATGCACTGCGAGAATCCGCTTTACATCTCCTGACAAGAATTGGCGAACAAGGTGGTTACAGTCATGTGTTGTTAGATCAGGAGATGAATAAGCGCAGTTTATCGAACAAAGATGGTGCTCTGTTAACAGAAATCGTTTATGGAACTTTGCAAAACAAACGTAAGATTGAGTTTCAAATTCAACCCTACATCGCCAAACAAAAGAAAATTAAGCCGTGGGTGAAATGGCTGCTCTATATGTCGGTCTATCAAATGCTGTATTTAGAACGCGTGCCGGATCACGCCGTCATCCATGAAGCTGTGGAAATATCCAAAAAAAGAGGACATAAAGGAGTCGTATCCTTTATGAATGGAGTCCTCCGTAATGTCCAGCGTAAAGGCGTCCAGGATACTTCTGCGATTGACAACAAAGTGGAACGACTTGCTGTTGAAACAAGCCATCCAGCTTGGCTTGTCAGTCGCTGGGTGGACCAATATGGCTGGGACTTAACCACTGGGATGTGCAGGCAGAATTTAAAGCGCCTTCCTATGTCGGTTCGGATTCAGCCATTGCGTATATCCCGTGCGGAAGCCACAGCGGAATTGGAAGAGCGTGGAATTATCGTCAAGGAAAGTGCACTATCAAGTCAAGGGCTCTTAGTTGAGGAAGGACGAATCATTGACGATCGCTTATTAACGGAAGGATATCTTACCGTACAAGATCAAAGCTCGATGCTTGTAGCTGAAATGATGGATCTGAAACCAGGTTTGACCGTACTTGATGCCTGCAGTGCTCCAGGCGGTAAAACTACTCATATTGCTGAGAAAATGAAGGATCAAGGATCAGTCATGGCGTATGATTTACACGACAAGAAAGCCAAGCTTGTCAATGAAAAAGCAATGTTACTTCATCTTCAGTCCATTGAAGCGAAGCAAGCTGACTCGAGACGACTGCACGAACTCCACGAAGTCGAAGCCTTTGACCGCATTCTTCTCGATGCCCCGTGTTCAGGACTCGGTGTCATGCGGGGGAAACCTGATATTAAGTATCATAAAACCGAATCAGACATCTTCGCCCTCCGAAACATACAAGATGAGTTATTAGACAATGTGGCTCCGCTGTTAAAGTTTGGCGGAAAGCTTGTGTACAGTACCTGTACAGTTGACCGTCATGAAAATGAGCAAGCTGTTGAGTACTTTTTACAGCAACATCCTGAATTTGAATTGGACCCGACTTTTGCAGAAGACTTGCCTGAAGAGCTAAGGGATTCCGTGGGGCTTACTGAGTTCGGTCTCCAATTGTTTCCACAGCAATGGGATACAGATGGGTTCTTTTTGACGAGAATGGTAAAGAAGTGA
- a CDS encoding Stp1/IreP family PP2C-type Ser/Thr phosphatase, with translation MTDQGKVRNHNEDAGGIFSSESGQNLAVVADGMGGHRAGDVASQLAVTVLHNKWQEAGAFNTPDEAEGWLKQSVLEVNQDIQQHAAQHEECQGMGTTLVAAICTDGFATIAHIGDSRCYLANSFGFKQVTEDHSLVNELVRSGQITSEQAEHHPRKNVLLKALGTEEGITPDILTISFDEDDRLLLCSDGLSNKVTDEELGELAAFNGEWEQFCQSLIHLANERGGEDNITLAVIHNSHTDSKEGAD, from the coding sequence ATGACAGATCAAGGTAAAGTTAGAAATCATAATGAAGATGCTGGCGGTATTTTTTCCAGTGAATCAGGGCAAAACTTAGCTGTTGTTGCAGATGGGATGGGCGGCCATCGAGCAGGAGATGTAGCGAGTCAACTGGCCGTGACAGTCTTACATAATAAGTGGCAGGAAGCTGGTGCTTTTAACACCCCGGATGAGGCAGAAGGCTGGTTAAAGCAATCGGTGCTTGAAGTAAATCAGGATATTCAGCAACATGCTGCTCAGCATGAAGAATGTCAGGGGATGGGGACAACCCTTGTGGCTGCGATCTGTACAGATGGGTTTGCCACGATAGCCCATATTGGGGATAGTCGGTGTTATTTAGCAAACAGTTTTGGATTCAAACAAGTTACCGAGGACCATTCATTAGTGAACGAGTTAGTTCGATCAGGTCAAATCACCTCAGAACAGGCGGAACATCATCCGAGAAAAAATGTGTTATTAAAAGCCCTCGGAACAGAGGAAGGGATTACACCTGATATTCTCACGATTTCGTTTGATGAGGATGACCGTTTACTGCTATGTTCTGATGGGTTAAGCAATAAAGTCACAGATGAAGAGTTGGGAGAATTGGCAGCCTTTAACGGGGAGTGGGAACAATTTTGCCAATCTCTAATACATCTGGCGAATGAAAGAGGCGGCGAAGATAATATCACTCTTGCTGTCATTCATAATAGTCACACAGATTCGAAAGAAGGTGCTGACTAA
- the pknB gene encoding Stk1 family PASTA domain-containing Ser/Thr kinase has product MMNNRLLNERYKIMEMIGGGGMANVYLAHDTILNRDVAIKVLRLEHGDDDEFIARFHREAQSASSLSHPNIVNIYDVGEEEDLYFMAMEYVDGMTLKQYIQKNSPIDAADAIDIIRQITSAMSHAHDNGIVHRDIKPQNILIDHYGQVKVTDFGIAMALSATALTQTNSVLGSVHYLSPEQARGGMATKKSDIYSLGIVLFELLTGRLPFSGESPVAIALKHLQHDTPSLKRWIADLPQSVENIVLKATAKDPFHRYDSVMEMEYDLETSLEPERLNEPIFTTPNDEDEEQTKAIPVITEENYGDDGKEDTIVHSNTTKVNQDQNLSKKEKKQAKKLHKKSKKQQKKKRPLLWLLIIFLVLSAAGAIALFVVPIFLQPDDVEMIDVEGMEYGEAYGQLSELNLNVTREPIYSDTVQEGLVVRTDPDAGMVIKEESEVTVYTSQGKERVEFGSYEGEDFDRVKQELKDQGYSSVLAIDENSEEPAGEIIQQIQPQEDEEVVPEETSVIFRVSLGPPTVTLRSLEGETLQSAQNYLDDNNLNATVTEEHSPDVPEGHVIGHQPQALSEIEEGSTVNLVVSLGPKEQPPREEEIQVEVPYDEEAEQKEQTVLIYLNDANHEMSEVFREETITEDTTVEFTLTIPPEEEASYKVQLGDEVIEEKTVPYEEGE; this is encoded by the coding sequence ATGATGAATAATCGTCTCCTGAACGAACGATATAAAATTATGGAGATGATCGGCGGAGGAGGGATGGCCAACGTCTATCTAGCTCACGATACGATTTTAAATCGGGATGTCGCGATTAAAGTGCTACGCCTTGAACATGGAGACGATGATGAATTTATTGCCCGCTTCCATCGCGAAGCGCAATCTGCTTCAAGCCTCTCTCATCCGAATATCGTTAATATTTACGACGTCGGTGAAGAAGAAGACTTATATTTTATGGCGATGGAATACGTTGATGGGATGACCTTAAAACAATATATCCAGAAAAACAGTCCAATTGATGCAGCAGACGCGATCGATATTATTCGGCAAATTACTTCAGCTATGTCTCATGCCCATGATAATGGGATTGTGCACCGTGATATTAAGCCGCAAAATATTTTAATTGATCATTATGGACAAGTGAAAGTTACAGATTTCGGGATTGCTATGGCTTTAAGCGCTACGGCCTTAACGCAAACGAATTCTGTGCTGGGATCTGTTCATTACTTATCACCTGAGCAGGCGAGAGGCGGTATGGCAACTAAAAAGTCGGATATTTATTCATTAGGTATCGTGCTTTTTGAACTGCTAACAGGACGTCTGCCTTTCTCAGGAGAGTCACCAGTGGCCATTGCCCTTAAGCATTTACAGCATGACACTCCTTCGCTTAAGCGCTGGATTGCGGACTTGCCCCAAAGTGTGGAGAATATTGTATTAAAGGCAACTGCTAAAGACCCATTTCATCGTTACGATTCGGTCATGGAAATGGAGTATGATCTTGAAACATCTCTTGAACCGGAACGCCTTAATGAACCCATTTTTACGACGCCGAATGATGAAGATGAAGAACAGACCAAGGCAATTCCAGTGATTACAGAAGAAAACTATGGAGATGACGGAAAAGAAGATACGATTGTTCATAGTAATACAACAAAAGTCAATCAAGATCAAAACCTTTCAAAAAAAGAAAAGAAGCAAGCAAAGAAGCTTCACAAAAAGTCAAAAAAGCAGCAGAAGAAGAAAAGGCCTTTGTTATGGTTATTAATCATTTTTCTTGTACTTTCCGCAGCTGGTGCTATTGCTTTGTTTGTCGTACCCATTTTTCTACAGCCCGATGATGTTGAAATGATTGATGTCGAAGGGATGGAGTATGGAGAAGCATATGGGCAGCTAAGTGAGCTGAACTTAAACGTAACACGTGAACCTATCTACTCAGACACGGTTCAAGAAGGACTAGTAGTGCGAACAGATCCTGATGCGGGAATGGTCATAAAAGAAGAGTCTGAAGTTACCGTATATACGAGTCAAGGTAAAGAACGAGTTGAATTTGGCAGCTATGAAGGAGAAGATTTTGACAGAGTCAAGCAAGAGCTTAAGGACCAAGGCTACTCAAGTGTTCTCGCCATCGATGAAAATTCAGAAGAGCCTGCTGGTGAGATTATTCAGCAAATCCAGCCTCAGGAGGATGAAGAAGTTGTACCTGAAGAGACGAGTGTTATTTTCAGAGTCAGCCTCGGACCGCCTACAGTGACACTAAGGTCATTAGAGGGGGAGACGCTGCAGTCAGCTCAAAACTATTTAGATGATAATAACTTGAATGCTACAGTAACAGAGGAACACTCACCGGATGTCCCTGAAGGTCATGTCATTGGTCATCAGCCTCAAGCACTAAGTGAAATAGAAGAGGGATCAACTGTTAATCTCGTAGTCTCGCTTGGACCGAAAGAACAGCCGCCGCGGGAAGAAGAGATCCAGGTAGAGGTTCCATATGACGAAGAAGCGGAACAAAAGGAACAGACCGTGCTCATCTATTTAAATGACGCCAATCATGAGATGAGTGAGGTCTTTCGGGAAGAGACAATTACAGAAGACACCACGGTAGAATTTACGTTAACGATTCCACCCGAAGAAGAAGCTTCCTATAAAGTGCAGCTGGGTGATGAAGTAATTGAGGAAAAAACGGTGCCATATGAAGAAGGTGAATAA
- the rsgA gene encoding ribosome small subunit-dependent GTPase A has protein sequence MATGKIIKALSGFYYVLHNGTVYQCRGRGVFRKRKITPLVGDLVEFKAETIEEGYILSIEKRQNELVRPPISNIDQALIVTSAIHPDFNSLLLDRFLVLIEAKRIEPLIVISKLDQVAADVLQQMENYKNLYEEVGYRVILSSVTDSQSIDQLQSHLADRTTVIAGQSGVGKSSLLNSIDPRLAIDTDEISESLGRGKHTTRHVELYEISGGLVADTPGFSSLEFGGLELDQLSECFPEFVAVQDECKFRGCLHNKEPKCAVKAGVENGTIAKQRYDHYLQFVEEIQNRKPRY, from the coding sequence ATGGCAACAGGTAAAATAATAAAGGCATTAAGCGGATTTTATTATGTGCTCCATAACGGAACAGTTTACCAATGTCGAGGCAGAGGTGTGTTTAGAAAACGAAAGATTACACCTCTTGTGGGAGATCTTGTCGAATTTAAAGCAGAAACGATCGAAGAAGGCTATATTCTTTCTATTGAAAAAAGGCAGAATGAACTCGTTAGACCGCCGATATCCAATATTGATCAAGCTTTGATTGTAACATCTGCCATACATCCTGATTTTAATTCGTTGTTATTAGATCGATTCCTTGTCTTGATAGAGGCAAAACGTATTGAACCATTAATTGTTATTTCGAAATTAGATCAGGTGGCAGCTGATGTGTTACAACAGATGGAAAACTACAAGAATTTATACGAAGAAGTAGGATATCGTGTTATCCTCTCCTCCGTTACGGATTCACAATCGATTGATCAGCTGCAGTCTCACTTAGCTGACCGAACGACTGTGATAGCCGGGCAATCAGGGGTAGGGAAATCTTCGTTACTGAATTCAATCGACCCTCGTCTGGCCATTGATACGGATGAAATTTCAGAAAGTCTAGGGCGGGGCAAACATACAACGAGACACGTAGAACTCTATGAAATTTCAGGTGGACTAGTTGCCGATACACCTGGTTTTAGTTCATTGGAATTTGGCGGATTAGAGTTGGACCAATTAAGTGAATGTTTTCCTGAATTTGTTGCTGTCCAGGATGAATGTAAGTTTCGCGGCTGTCTTCACAATAAAGAGCCCAAATGTGCCGTGAAAGCAGGAGTAGAGAACGGCACGATCGCTAAACAGCGGTATGACCATTATTTACAATTCGTTGAAGAAATTCAAAACAGAAAGCCGAGGTATTAA
- the rpe gene encoding ribulose-phosphate 3-epimerase: MTKIAPSILASDFAQLGSEIQDVERGGADYIHVDVMDGHFVPNITIGPLIVEAIRPITKLPLDVHLMIENPDAYIGDFAKAGSDIITVHQETCPHLHRTIQLIKSHGVKAGVVINPATPAESIKPILQDVDLVLLMTVNPGFGGQSFIESVVPKINKIATWRSELDLEFEIEIDGGVNKDTARICTEAGADVLVAGSAVFKKEDRANAITEIRQSL; the protein is encoded by the coding sequence ATGACTAAGATTGCCCCATCGATCCTGGCATCGGACTTTGCTCAGTTAGGGTCAGAAATTCAAGATGTGGAACGCGGAGGAGCTGACTACATTCACGTCGATGTAATGGACGGCCATTTTGTTCCTAATATTACGATTGGACCACTGATTGTAGAAGCGATTCGTCCGATTACTAAGTTACCGCTGGATGTGCACTTGATGATTGAAAATCCTGATGCTTATATTGGTGATTTTGCTAAGGCAGGATCTGATATTATTACTGTTCACCAGGAAACCTGCCCTCATCTGCATCGCACTATTCAGCTAATTAAAAGCCATGGTGTAAAAGCAGGTGTAGTGATCAATCCTGCCACACCTGCTGAATCTATCAAACCGATATTACAAGATGTGGATCTTGTACTGCTTATGACCGTAAACCCTGGATTTGGCGGACAATCGTTCATTGAAAGTGTTGTTCCGAAAATCAACAAGATTGCCACATGGCGAAGCGAACTAGATCTTGAATTTGAAATTGAGATTGATGGCGGGGTCAATAAAGACACAGCGCGAATTTGCACGGAAGCGGGTGCAGATGTACTGGTAGCAGGAAGTGCAGTGTTTAAAAAAGAAGATCGAGCAAACGCGATCACAGAAATTCGTCAATCTTTATAA
- a CDS encoding thiamine diphosphokinase: MKKIAIVAGGPKEFVPNLSEYDEEVMLWMGADLGAEMILEQGVRLDIAVGDFDSVSSESLIWIKKSAGRTDTYPNEKNETDLEIAILEALKYQPEHILLFGVTGGRLDHTMVNTQILYPLLTKGIRGTIIDQQNQVELVKEGMHTLKKISQYPYVSFLPVTLAIKGLSLEGFYYPLQEAQLSYGSTRCISNQLIEDRGTFSFTEGILLVIRSHDVI, encoded by the coding sequence ATGAAGAAAATAGCGATCGTTGCGGGCGGGCCAAAAGAATTCGTGCCTAATCTCTCAGAATATGATGAAGAAGTTATGCTTTGGATGGGGGCTGATCTTGGAGCCGAAATGATCCTTGAGCAGGGTGTGCGACTCGATATAGCTGTCGGTGATTTTGACTCAGTCAGCTCGGAGTCATTGATATGGATTAAAAAATCAGCGGGGAGAACGGACACCTACCCAAATGAAAAGAATGAAACAGATCTCGAAATTGCCATCCTCGAAGCTTTAAAATATCAACCCGAGCATATTTTGCTCTTTGGAGTAACGGGCGGACGACTTGATCATACGATGGTGAATACTCAGATTTTGTACCCCCTATTAACAAAAGGTATTAGAGGCACTATTATCGATCAGCAAAATCAAGTGGAATTAGTTAAGGAAGGGATGCATACACTGAAGAAGATCAGCCAATATCCATATGTATCCTTCTTACCGGTAACGCTTGCGATCAAAGGATTAAGTTTGGAAGGGTTTTATTATCCGTTACAGGAGGCTCAGCTTTCTTATGGATCGACGCGCTGCATATCCAATCAATTGATTGAAGATAGAGGTACTTTTTCATTCACCGAAGGCATACTCTTAGTAATAAGAAGCCATGACGTTATCTAA
- the spoVM gene encoding stage V sporulation protein SpoVM yields the protein MKFYTIKLPRFLGGFVRAIIGTFKKE from the coding sequence ATGAAATTCTATACGATTAAACTCCCGCGTTTTCTCGGAGGGTTTGTACGGGCTATCATTGGTACTTTTAAAAAAGAATAG
- the rpmB gene encoding 50S ribosomal protein L28, producing MSRKCVVSGRRTRSGNNRSHAMNANKRQFKANVQKVRILVDGKPKKVYVSARDLKSGKVERV from the coding sequence ATGTCACGCAAATGTGTCGTTTCAGGACGTCGCACACGTTCTGGAAATAATCGTTCACACGCTATGAACGCTAATAAACGTCAATTTAAAGCTAACGTACAAAAAGTGCGTATTCTCGTGGATGGAAAACCTAAAAAGGTTTATGTATCTGCACGTGATTTAAAATCAGGTAAAGTAGAGCGCGTCTAA
- a CDS encoding Asp23/Gls24 family envelope stress response protein, which yields MSVDLTTKYGHITISNEVISTVAGGAAVECYGIVGMASKNQLRDGLAEMLRRENFSRGVVVRQENEHLHIDMYIIVSYGTKISEVAHNVQSQVKYTLNKTVGLSVSSVNIFIQGVRVISE from the coding sequence ATGTCCGTTGATCTTACTACTAAATATGGTCATATCACGATTAGCAATGAAGTCATTTCCACTGTAGCAGGTGGTGCTGCGGTCGAATGTTACGGAATTGTCGGCATGGCCTCTAAAAATCAACTTCGAGATGGCCTGGCTGAAATGCTGCGTCGTGAGAATTTTTCAAGGGGCGTAGTTGTAAGACAGGAAAATGAACATCTCCATATCGATATGTATATAATTGTAAGCTATGGAACGAAAATATCAGAAGTCGCACATAATGTTCAATCACAAGTGAAATACACATTAAATAAAACGGTAGGCTTATCAGTTAGTTCGGTAAATATTTTCATCCAGGGTGTAAGAGTGATCAGCGAATAA
- a CDS encoding DAK2 domain-containing protein, translated as MTLQKLDGTTLAEMVLQGAHHLKSNSQMIDALNVFPVPDGDTGTNMNLSMSSGAEEVKNVSEDHAGLVSQALAKGLLMGARGNSGVILSQLFRGFSKSLEEKETITTKDFAEALQGGVKTAYKAVMKPVEGTILTVARETGEASVTLAEQEEEFLPFIQGVVDAARQSLKGTPELLPVLKEVGVVDSGGQGLLTIYEGFLANLKGEEMPEHSMMNSMGEMVNAEHHKLAQDFMDTEDIEYGYCTEFMVKFEEEKLAGKPYNEENFRDVLSEHGDSLLVVSDEELIKVHIHTEHPGNALNLGQQYGSLVNMKIENMREQHTSIVGDKKQSKANKKAEYGIVTVAMGDGIKKLFESLGASIVIQGGQTMNPSTKDISDAIVEAHADNVLILPNNKNITMAAEQAAELAEVNAAVVASKTIPQGISALLGFNPEADLAANQEEMSSLMTQVKSGQITYAVRDTQIDGLSIEKGHFMGIYEGKISSAQKDKLDTAKALLKEMIDDEEDEIVTIISGEDADEQEVKALEDYLEENFEDIEVEIHHGGQPIYSFIFSVE; from the coding sequence GTGACGTTACAAAAGTTAGATGGGACAACACTGGCAGAAATGGTTCTGCAAGGTGCTCATCATCTTAAAAGCAACTCGCAGATGATTGATGCTTTAAATGTGTTTCCTGTTCCGGATGGAGATACCGGCACAAATATGAATTTGTCCATGTCATCAGGGGCAGAAGAAGTGAAGAATGTTTCGGAAGATCATGCTGGTCTCGTTTCACAAGCGCTCGCAAAAGGTTTGTTAATGGGAGCACGTGGGAACTCAGGGGTTATTCTTTCTCAACTATTCAGAGGGTTTTCTAAATCGTTGGAAGAGAAAGAAACGATCACAACAAAAGATTTTGCTGAAGCCCTTCAAGGCGGCGTAAAGACAGCTTATAAAGCAGTTATGAAACCTGTCGAAGGTACGATTCTCACAGTTGCAAGAGAAACAGGAGAAGCATCCGTTACATTAGCGGAACAGGAAGAAGAATTCCTGCCATTTATTCAGGGTGTGGTGGATGCAGCGCGTCAATCATTAAAAGGAACACCTGAATTGCTTCCGGTTTTAAAAGAAGTTGGAGTAGTAGATAGTGGTGGACAAGGCTTATTAACGATTTACGAAGGATTTCTAGCCAATTTAAAAGGTGAAGAAATGCCTGAACACAGTATGATGAACTCCATGGGAGAAATGGTGAACGCTGAACACCATAAACTCGCCCAGGATTTTATGGATACAGAAGACATTGAATATGGATATTGTACAGAGTTTATGGTCAAGTTTGAAGAAGAAAAGCTGGCCGGCAAACCATACAATGAAGAAAATTTTCGCGACGTATTAAGTGAACACGGCGATTCCTTACTTGTCGTGTCAGACGAAGAATTGATCAAAGTTCATATCCACACAGAGCATCCAGGCAATGCTCTTAATTTGGGTCAGCAATACGGCAGTTTAGTGAATATGAAGATCGAGAATATGCGAGAACAGCATACGTCAATCGTGGGCGATAAAAAACAATCCAAAGCTAATAAAAAGGCCGAGTATGGGATTGTAACGGTAGCGATGGGCGACGGAATAAAGAAATTGTTTGAGAGCCTTGGGGCAAGTATTGTCATTCAAGGCGGGCAGACGATGAATCCAAGCACAAAGGATATTTCAGATGCGATCGTGGAAGCTCATGCTGACAACGTACTCATTTTGCCAAATAATAAAAACATTACGATGGCGGCCGAACAGGCGGCTGAATTAGCTGAAGTGAATGCAGCAGTTGTGGCATCGAAAACGATTCCTCAGGGGATTAGTGCCTTGCTTGGGTTTAATCCAGAAGCAGATCTTGCGGCGAACCAGGAAGAAATGTCTTCCTTAATGACCCAGGTGAAATCAGGGCAAATCACCTATGCGGTCAGGGACACGCAAATCGATGGCCTTTCGATAGAAAAAGGACATTTTATGGGGATATATGAAGGGAAAATCTCTTCTGCTCAAAAGGACAAGTTGGATACAGCTAAGGCTTTATTAAAAGAAATGATTGATGATGAAGAGGACGAGATCGTCACGATCATCAGTGGTGAAGATGCGGATGAGCAAGAGGTTAAAGCCTTAGAAGATTATTTAGAGGAAAACTTCGAGGATATAGAAGTAGAAATTCATCATGGCGGCCAGCCTATCTATTCTTTTATTTTTTCAGTTGAATAA